A single window of Taeniopygia guttata chromosome 1, bTaeGut7.mat, whole genome shotgun sequence DNA harbors:
- the GSTK1 gene encoding glutathione S-transferase kappa 1 isoform X1 yields the protein MDRAQLPAGPLRSCPCSSSRVGTLRRATEASGRGGGAGPAGEAERAGRWSGPGVGGSAPPRRKGRPALPGRCCGRRRALHGTARSQDGSDARGALLRCDLPVLLAGVRGNKPPAMLPKRGEYMLKDLKRMAKYYQVPVHMSPDAFQHIMGTSSLTAMRFITAIDMTNPQYLEPLSREFWIRFWSQHEDISEPESILAVARQAGLSAELSQKALEMISSPTVKDRLKDTTAEVLKYGAFGMPAVVAHYDGEPHLFFGSDRLELLGSILGEKWLGPVPSPKL from the exons AtggacagggcacagctccctgccgGCCCCCTGCGAtcctgtccctgctcttcctcccgGGTCGGTACCCTTCGGAGAGCCACCGAGGCGAGCGGCAGGGgaggcggagcggggccggcagGGGAGGCGGAGCGGGCCGGGAGGTGGAGCGGGCCTGGAGTGGGAggctcggccccgccgcggcgGAAGGGccgccccgccctgcccgggcGCTGCTGCGGCCGCCGCCGGGCGCTGCACGGCACGGCGCGGAGCCAGGATGGGTCGGACGCTCGTGGAGCTCTTTTACGATGTGATCTCCCCGTACTCCTGGCTGGCGTTCGAG GTAACAAGCCGCCAGCAATGTTACCAAAGCGAGGGGAATACATGCTGAAGGATTTGAAAAGGATGGCAAAATACTACCAGGTGCCTGTACACATGTCCCCAGATGCCTTCCAGCACATCATGGGCACAA GCAGTCTGACGGCCATGCGCTTTATCACAGCCATTGACATGACAAACCCACAGTACCTGGAACCCTTATCTAGGGAGTTCTGGATCCGCTTTTGGTCACAG CATGAAGACATCAGTGAGCCAGAGAGCATATTGGCT GTTGCCCGACAGGctgggctctcagcagagctctCCCAGAAGGCACTTGAAATGATTTCATCCCCTACAGTGAAGGACCGACTGAAAGACACAACAGCTGAAGTGCTGAAATACGGG GCATTTGGGATGCCTGCTGTTGTGGCACATTATGATGGGGAACCTCATCTGTTTTTTGGCTCTGATCGTTTAGAGCTGCTAGGCAGCATTCTAG
- the GSTK1 gene encoding glutathione S-transferase kappa 1 isoform X2, whose translation MGRTLVELFYDVISPYSWLAFEALCRYRHIWNIDLHFRPAFLGGIMQQTGNKPPAMLPKRGEYMLKDLKRMAKYYQVPVHMSPDAFQHIMGTSSLTAMRFITAIDMTNPQYLEPLSREFWIRFWSQHEDISEPESILAVARQAGLSAELSQKALEMISSPTVKDRLKDTTAEVLKYGAFGMPAVVAHYDGEPHLFFGSDRLELLGSILGEKWLGPVPSPKL comes from the exons ATGGGTCGGACGCTCGTGGAGCTCTTTTACGATGTGATCTCCCCGTACTCCTGGCTGGCGTTCGAG GCTCTCTGCCGGTACCGGCACATCTGGAATATAGACCTGCACTTCCGTCCAGCTTTCCTTGGTGGCATAATGCAACAAACTG GTAACAAGCCGCCAGCAATGTTACCAAAGCGAGGGGAATACATGCTGAAGGATTTGAAAAGGATGGCAAAATACTACCAGGTGCCTGTACACATGTCCCCAGATGCCTTCCAGCACATCATGGGCACAA GCAGTCTGACGGCCATGCGCTTTATCACAGCCATTGACATGACAAACCCACAGTACCTGGAACCCTTATCTAGGGAGTTCTGGATCCGCTTTTGGTCACAG CATGAAGACATCAGTGAGCCAGAGAGCATATTGGCT GTTGCCCGACAGGctgggctctcagcagagctctCCCAGAAGGCACTTGAAATGATTTCATCCCCTACAGTGAAGGACCGACTGAAAGACACAACAGCTGAAGTGCTGAAATACGGG GCATTTGGGATGCCTGCTGTTGTGGCACATTATGATGGGGAACCTCATCTGTTTTTTGGCTCTGATCGTTTAGAGCTGCTAGGCAGCATTCTAG